From a region of the Lactuca sativa cultivar Salinas chromosome 4, Lsat_Salinas_v11, whole genome shotgun sequence genome:
- the LOC128133227 gene encoding 30S ribosomal protein S4, chloroplastic gives MSRYRGPRFKKIRRLGALPGLTNKRPRAGSDLRNQSRSGKKSQYRIRLEEKQKLRFHYGLTERQLLKYVRIAGKAKGSTGQVLLQLLEMRLDNILFRLGMAPTIPGARQLVNHRHILVNGRIVDIPSYRCKPRDTIAARDEQKSKVLIQNSLDSSPHEELPNHLTLQPFQYKGLVNQIIDSKWVGLKINELLVVEYYSRQT, from the coding sequence ATGTCGCGTTACCGAGGTCCTCGTTTCAAAAAAATACGCCGCCTGGGGGCTTTACCAGGGCTAACTAATAAAAGGCCCAGAGCTGGAAGTGATCTTAGAAACCAATCGCGTTCCGGGAAAAAATCCCAATATCGAATTCGCCTAGAAGAAAAGCAAAAATTGCGTTTTCATTATGGTCTTACAGAACGACAATTACTTAAATACGTTCGTATCGCCGGAAAGGCAAAAGGGTCAACAGGTCAGGTTTTACTACAATTACTTGAAATGCGCCTTGATAACATTCTTTTTCGCTTGGGTATGGCTCCGACTATTCCGGGAGCTCGCCAATTAGTTAACCATAGACATATTTTAGTCAATGGTCGTATAGTAGATATACCAAGTTATCGCTGCAAACCCCGAGATACTATTGCGGCGAGGGATGAACAAAAATCTAAAGTTCTAATTCAAAATTCTCTCGATTCATCCCCCCATGAGGAATTGCCAAACCATTTGACTCTTCAACCATTCCAATATAAAGGATTAGTCAATCAAATAATAGATAGTAAATGGGTCGGTTTGAAAATAAATGAATTGCTAGTTGTAGAATATTATTCTCGTCAGACTTAA
- the LOC128133218 gene encoding photosystem I P700 chlorophyll a apoprotein A1, which yields MIIRSPEPEVKILVDRDHIKTSFEEWARPGHFSRTIAKGPETTTWIWNLHADAHDFDSHTSDLEEISRKVFSAHFGQLSIIFLWLSGMYFHGARFSNYEAWLSDPTHIRPSAQVVWPIVGQEILNGDVGGGFRGIQITSGFFQIWRASGITSELQLYCTAIGGLVFAALMLFAGWFHYHKAAPKLAWFQDVESMLNHHLAGLLGLGSLSWAGHQVHVSLPINQFLNAGVDPKEIPLPHEFILNRDLLAQLYPSFAEGATPFFTLNWSKYADFLTFRGGLDPVTGGLWLTDTAHHHLAIAILFLIAGHMYRTNWGIGHGLKDILEAHKGPFTGQGHKGLYEILTTSWHAQLSLNLAMLGSLTIVVAHHMYAMPPYPYLATDYGTQLSLFTHHMWIGGFLIVGAAAHAAIFMVRDYDPTTRYNDLLDRVLRHRDAIISHLNWACIFLGFHSFGLYIHNDTMSALGRPQDMFSDTAIQLQPVFAQWIQNTHALAPGATAPGATASTSLTWGGGDLVAVGGKVALLPIPLGTADFLVHHIHAFTIHVTVLILLKGVLFARSSRLIPDKANLGFRFPCDGPGRGGTCQVSAWDHVFLGLFWMYNSISVVIFHFSWKMQSDVWGSISDQGVVTHITGGNFAQSSITINGWLRDFLWAQASQVIQSYGSSLSAYGLFFLGAHFVWAFSLMFLFSGRGYWQELIESIVWAHNKLKVAPATQPRALSIVQGRAVGVTHYLLGGIATTWAFFLARIIAVG from the coding sequence ATGATTATTCGTTCGCCGGAACCAGAAGTAAAAATTTTGGTAGATAGGGATCACATAAAAACTTCATTCGAGGAATGGGCTAGACCGGGTCATTTCTCAAGAACAATAGCTAAAGGCCCTGAAACTACCACTTGGATCTGGAACCTACATGCTGATGCTCACGATTTCGATAGCCATACCAGTGATTTGGAGGAGATCTCTCGAAAAGTATTTAGTGCGCATTTCGGTCAACTCTCCATCATCTTCCTTTGGTTGAGTGGCATGTATTTCCACGGTGCTCGTTTTTCCAATTATGAAGCATGGCTAAGCGATCCGACTCACATTAGGCCTAGTGCCCAAGTGGTTTGGCCGATAGTGGGCCAAGAAATATTGAATGGTGATGTGGGCGGGGGCTTCCGAGGAATACAAATAACCTCTGGTTTTTTTCAGATTTGGCGAGCATCTGGAATAACTAGCGAATTACAACTCTACTGTACCGCAATTGGTGGATTGGTCTTTGCGGCGTTAATGCTTTTTGCTGGTTGGTTTCATTATCATAAAGCTGCTCCAAAACTGGCTTGGTTTCAAGATGTAGAATCTATGTTGAATCACCATTTAGCGGGGCTACTAGGACTTGGGTCTCTCTCTTGGGCGGGGCATCAAGTACATGTATCTTTACCGATTAACCAATTTCTAAACGCTGGAGTAGATCCGAAAGAAATACCACTTCCTCATGAATTTATCTTGAATCGGGATCTTTTGGCTCAACTTTATCCCAGTTTTGCCGAGGGAGCAACCCCATTTTTCACCTTAAATTGGTCAAAATATGCGGACTTTCTTACTTTTCGTGGAGGATTAGACCCAGTAACTGGAGGTCTATGGCTAACTGATACGGCACACCATCATTTAGCTATTGCAATTCTTTTTCTGATAGCGGGTCACATGTATAGGACCAACTGGGGCATTGGTCATGGTCTAAAAGATATTTTAGAAGCTCATAAAGGTCCATTTACGGGCCAGGGCCATAAAGGCCTATATGAGATCCTAACAACGTCATGGCATGCTCAATTATCTCTTAACCTAGCTATGTTAGGCTCTTTAACCATTGTTGTAGCTCACCATATGTATGCCATGCCCCCTTATCCATATCTAGCTACTGACTATGGTACACAACTGTCATTGTTCACACATCATATGTGGATTGGTGGATTTCTCATAGTTGGTGCTGCTGCGCATGCAGCCATTTTTATGGTAAGAGACTATGATCCAACTACTCGATACAACGATCTATTAGATCGTGTTCTTAGGCATCGCGATGCAATCATATCACATCTCAACTGGGCATGTATATTTCTAGGCTTTCACAGTTTTGGTTTGTATATTCATAATGATACCATGAGCGCTTTAGGGCGTCCTCAAGATATGTTTTCAGATACCGCTATCCAATTACAACCCGTCTTTGCTCAATGGATACAAAACACCCACGCTTTAGCACCTGGTGCAACGGCTCCTGGTGCAACAGCAAGTACCAGTTTAACTTGGGGGGGCGGTGATTTAGTAGCAGTGGGCGGCAAGGTAGCTTTGTTACCTATTCCATTAGGAACGGCGGATTTTTTGGTACATCACATTCATGCATTTACGATTCATGTGACGGTATTGATACTtctaaaaggtgttctatttgcTCGTAGCTCCCGTTTGATACCGGATAAAGCAAATCTTGGTTTTCGTTTTCCTTGTGATGGGCCTGGAAGGGGGGGGACATGTCAAGTATCAGCTTGGGACCATGTTTTCTTAGGACTATTCTGGATGTACAATTCAATTTCAGTAGTCATATTTCATTTCAGTTGGAAAATGCAGTCAGATGTTTGGGGCAGTATAAGCGATCAAGGAGTAGTAACTCATATCACGGGAGGAAACTTTGCGCAGAGTTCTATTACTATTAATGGGTGGCTCCGCGATTTCTTATGGGCACAGGCATCCCAGGTAATTCAGTCTTATGGTTCTTCATTATCCGCATATGGCCTTTTTTTCCTAGGTGCTCATTTTGTATGGGCTTttagtttaatgtttttattcagTGGACGTGGTTATTGGCAAGAACTTATTGAATCCATCGTTTGGGctcataataaattaaaagttgcTCCTGCTACCCAGCCGAGAGCCTTAAGCATTGTACAAGGACGTGCTGTAGGAGTAACCCATTACCTTCTGGGTGGAATTGCCACAACATGGGCGTTCTTCTTAGCAAGAATTATTGCAGTAGGATAA